The candidate division TA06 bacterium genome has a window encoding:
- a CDS encoding polyprenyl synthetase family protein has product MTKSKTQKAKTAKAKIPLKTVVKKTAGKRPAKPVSRKTTKPAVKKAAKPTVKARPPQNTELSGLLEEVKKRKESVRQYLKLKDRPDKFLPEDIYRGMHSYLGIGGKSLRPAVCLLCCGAVGGDEDKALPAAAAIEVYHTWTLVHDDIIDRDKLRRGAATVHEELTQRAAKRLGLKGEEASHYGTSMAILAGDLQQGWTIALLTELVRERGVNPILVLQLILDLEIDVQSALIEGEALDVQYSKMPLESLNEEKILSMLWKKTGALYQFAGKAGAMIGIDQPNHKHPYVEALSQFTSNCGMAFQLQDDILGILGNEKTLGKPVGSDIREGKRTAIVYHALNAASRSERSLILKTLGNPKATPAQVKSVTQLFVKLGGIEHAAELAQKYVRRAITALEPLPETEYKQLLMQWADYMVNREF; this is encoded by the coding sequence ATGACCAAGAGTAAAACCCAAAAAGCCAAAACGGCAAAAGCCAAGATCCCCCTGAAGACGGTTGTCAAAAAGACTGCCGGCAAACGGCCGGCCAAGCCGGTGAGCAGGAAAACGACCAAGCCCGCCGTCAAGAAGGCGGCCAAACCAACCGTCAAAGCCAGGCCGCCCCAAAACACAGAATTATCCGGGCTTTTGGAAGAAGTGAAAAAGCGCAAGGAAAGCGTCCGCCAGTATCTTAAGCTGAAGGACCGGCCCGACAAGTTCCTGCCCGAGGATATCTACCGCGGAATGCACAGCTATCTGGGGATCGGCGGCAAATCCTTAAGGCCGGCGGTCTGCTTGCTGTGTTGCGGGGCGGTGGGCGGGGACGAGGACAAGGCCCTGCCGGCGGCGGCGGCCATCGAGGTCTACCACACCTGGACCCTGGTGCACGACGACATCATAGACCGGGACAAGCTGCGCCGGGGCGCGGCCACGGTGCACGAGGAACTGACCCAGCGGGCGGCCAAGCGGCTGGGGCTTAAGGGCGAGGAAGCCAGCCACTACGGCACCTCCATGGCCATCCTGGCCGGAGACCTGCAGCAGGGCTGGACTATCGCCCTTTTAACCGAACTGGTGCGGGAGCGGGGGGTGAACCCCATCCTGGTGCTGCAGCTGATCCTGGACCTGGAGATAGACGTCCAGTCGGCCCTGATCGAGGGCGAAGCCCTGGACGTCCAGTATTCCAAGATGCCGCTGGAATCCTTGAACGAAGAAAAGATTCTGTCCATGCTCTGGAAGAAGACCGGGGCCCTTTACCAGTTCGCCGGCAAGGCCGGGGCCATGATCGGAATAGACCAGCCCAACCACAAGCACCCCTACGTGGAGGCCCTGTCCCAATTCACCTCCAACTGCGGGATGGCCTTTCAGCTCCAGGACGACATCCTGGGAATCTTAGGAAACGAGAAGACCCTGGGCAAGCCGGTGGGTTCGGACATCCGGGAAGGCAAGCGGACGGCAATAGTCTATCATGCCCTGAACGCGGCCTCCCGCTCCGAAAGGAGTTTGATCCTGAAGACCCTGGGCAATCCCAAGGCCACCCCGGCCCAGGTCAAAAGCGTTACCCAGCTGTTCGTGAAACTGGGCGGCATCGAGCATGCTGCCGAACTGGCCCAAAAATACGTGCGCCGGGCTATCACCGCGTTAGAGCCGCTGCCGGAAACAGAGTACAAGCAGCTTCTGATGCAGTGGGCCGATTATATGGTCAACCGGGAATTTTAA
- the xseA gene encoding exodeoxyribonuclease VII large subunit: MPDDKQIILSVSQLNAQVRRVLESSIPRLWVKGEVSNMTAHSSGHLYFSLKDGGGQVRCVMFKTAAQSLLLLPQDGMQCLALADVTLYERSGQYQLNVQQLQIAGQGELALAFERLKNKLFQEGLFDPEHKRPIPKYPSAIGLVTSPTGAALRDIVKVIKRRWPLCRMILCPVPVQGLGAGDKIAEAIRQFNDFGQVQFLIVGRGGGSAEDLWAFNEEAVARAIYESRIPVISAVGHEVDFTIADFVADLRAPTPSAAAELAVPDLAEVRSNLLDSGSRIKNALLWLASQCRQRLEAIGRSYGMMRLADIVEQKSQQLARTQKQLGAVLAWQVGSLKIKLDGLSQSLAALGPGSVLARGYSICRDQNGKIIKDSRYLNPDDDLTAEFSRGWAKTIVKETGR, encoded by the coding sequence ATGCCCGACGATAAACAGATAATCCTTTCGGTCAGCCAGCTCAACGCCCAGGTGCGGCGGGTGCTGGAGTCCTCCATACCCAGGCTGTGGGTCAAGGGCGAGGTCTCCAACATGACGGCCCATTCCTCCGGCCACTTGTACTTCAGCTTAAAGGACGGCGGGGGGCAGGTGCGCTGCGTGATGTTCAAGACCGCCGCCCAGTCGCTGCTGCTGCTGCCTCAGGATGGGATGCAGTGCCTGGCCCTGGCCGACGTTACTCTATACGAGCGCTCCGGGCAGTATCAGCTCAATGTCCAGCAGCTCCAAATAGCGGGACAGGGCGAACTGGCTTTGGCCTTTGAACGTTTAAAAAACAAGCTTTTTCAGGAAGGCTTGTTCGATCCCGAACACAAGCGGCCCATCCCAAAATATCCTTCGGCCATCGGCCTGGTCACCTCGCCCACCGGGGCGGCCCTGCGCGACATCGTCAAAGTCATCAAGCGCCGCTGGCCGCTGTGCCGGATGATCCTGTGCCCGGTGCCGGTGCAGGGCCTGGGGGCCGGGGACAAGATCGCCGAGGCCATCAGACAGTTCAACGATTTCGGCCAGGTCCAGTTTTTGATCGTGGGCCGGGGCGGCGGCTCGGCCGAGGACCTGTGGGCCTTCAACGAAGAGGCGGTGGCCCGGGCCATCTATGAATCCAGGATCCCGGTGATCTCGGCGGTGGGGCACGAGGTGGATTTCACCATCGCCGATTTTGTGGCCGACCTCAGGGCGCCCACCCCTTCGGCCGCGGCCGAACTGGCGGTGCCCGACCTGGCCGAGGTCAGATCAAACCTTTTGGATTCCGGCTCCAGGATCAAGAACGCCCTGTTATGGCTGGCTTCCCAGTGCCGGCAGCGGCTGGAGGCCATCGGCCGCAGTTACGGAATGATGCGGCTGGCCGACATAGTGGAGCAGAAATCGCAGCAACTGGCCCGGACCCAAAAGCAATTGGGTGCGGTACTGGCCTGGCAGGTCGGGTCATTGAAAATAAAATTAGACGGATTAAGCCAATCCCTGGCGGCCCTCGGTCCTGGCTCGGTGCTGGCCCGGGGCTATAGCATCTGCCGCGATCAAAATGGCAAGATAATCAAAGATTCAAGATACCTGAACCCGGACGATGACCTAACCGCAGAGTTTTCCCGGGGATGGGCTAAAACGATAGTTAAGGAGACGGGCCGATGA
- a CDS encoding 5'-nucleotidase C-terminal domain-containing protein produces the protein MNKNIFFRRLALILAIGTLVKSPAPAQPKPAPQLLDLYSIGFPAWDYQPAAWNINVLKIFDNKLYLGYGDATINTGPTDVIYYDLESKKFVKEFTVDDEGIYQYQVIDGKLVIPGVDATEEWDFGNIYVLDKSGWVKHRSITKGIHVFDAVSYKNKWYVGTGNYSEFTKEETFAFGAILGSADSCKTWKYEYITPCDKNGVYRISALISYKDKLYAFPYAYVGYSLEEVPAEYRQYLGKPYVEDGKEYYLVSIDNAFGNTDAVCYNGSLWQPADLVPDPQAYHTRPVVFRDKLILSVISGKYISSVSDYIEQKGKLPDNVKTSLYVFDGLKTEKLTFAYELIRDILPKQDKLYILYFNKGQNLIAETTDLKTWKYYLLPASVKKPLSIETDGNVFYVGAADGNVFRAALNAQVTSGTAAGRLPVKFYGAAETAKEAQRYWAAVTGWKTLGRAAKYSCEIKTDNAIEIKTDNLSGLIVYLPLDLVDKSKLLTLEIDGQQIFKDKSSGFSSFDLSLKNGKWRAAKGNKTPGSFKTKDIVVGRAGSDLSRKGDDPETGNWQADVIKWAGKTDIALVTRGSVRKDIRKGDITAADVYNQNYRNTICIFKAKGADIRRMLEYNIKQPARGDKIQVSGFDFAYNAAKDPQKNVITALRLAPDKEYSVATSNYIVQEAKNIVGDEIKAEDTYQSVIEATIKWLQENKKIGAISPRIKINKLD, from the coding sequence ATGAACAAAAATATCTTTTTCCGGAGGCTTGCTCTTATTTTAGCCATCGGGACTTTAGTGAAGTCCCCGGCCCCGGCCCAGCCAAAACCGGCGCCGCAACTGCTGGATCTGTATTCCATCGGTTTTCCGGCCTGGGATTATCAGCCCGCCGCCTGGAATATCAACGTGCTGAAGATATTCGACAATAAGCTGTATCTGGGCTATGGAGATGCCACAATAAATACCGGACCCACCGATGTGATCTATTACGATCTGGAATCAAAGAAATTTGTCAAGGAATTTACGGTTGACGATGAGGGAATTTACCAATATCAGGTGATTGACGGGAAATTGGTCATCCCCGGCGTAGATGCCACCGAGGAATGGGATTTCGGGAATATCTATGTGCTGGACAAATCCGGATGGGTGAAACACCGTTCCATTACAAAGGGCATCCATGTATTCGACGCCGTTTCTTATAAAAACAAATGGTACGTAGGCACCGGAAATTATTCCGAATTTACCAAGGAAGAGACTTTTGCCTTCGGGGCCATCCTCGGCTCGGCCGACAGCTGCAAGACCTGGAAATACGAATACATAACTCCGTGCGATAAAAACGGGGTTTACCGGATCAGCGCTTTAATATCATATAAAGACAAGCTTTATGCCTTTCCCTATGCCTATGTCGGATATTCTTTGGAGGAAGTCCCGGCGGAATACCGCCAATATTTAGGCAAACCCTATGTGGAGGACGGGAAGGAGTACTATCTGGTTTCCATCGACAACGCTTTCGGGAACACCGACGCCGTCTGCTATAACGGCAGTTTATGGCAACCGGCCGACCTGGTCCCTGACCCCCAGGCCTACCACACCCGCCCGGTTGTTTTCCGGGATAAACTTATCCTTTCCGTTATTTCCGGCAAATATATAAGTTCTGTTTCGGACTATATCGAACAAAAGGGAAAGCTTCCGGACAACGTCAAGACTTCGCTGTATGTTTTTGACGGGCTGAAAACCGAAAAACTGACTTTCGCATACGAGCTGATCCGGGATATTCTGCCCAAGCAGGACAAATTGTATATACTGTATTTCAACAAAGGGCAGAACCTGATAGCCGAGACCACCGACCTTAAAACCTGGAAATATTACCTGTTGCCGGCCTCTGTTAAGAAACCTTTGTCCATAGAAACTGACGGCAATGTGTTTTACGTGGGCGCCGCGGACGGAAATGTCTTCAGGGCCGCTCTAAATGCTCAAGTCACAAGCGGAACAGCAGCCGGCAGGCTGCCGGTAAAATTCTATGGCGCGGCCGAGACTGCCAAAGAGGCCCAAAGATACTGGGCGGCCGTGACCGGATGGAAGACCCTGGGCCGGGCGGCAAAGTATTCCTGCGAGATAAAAACGGACAACGCCATCGAAATTAAAACCGATAACCTTTCGGGCCTCATCGTTTACCTGCCTTTGGACCTGGTGGACAAGTCAAAACTACTGACGCTTGAGATAGACGGCCAGCAGATCTTTAAAGACAAATCCTCGGGGTTCTCCAGTTTTGACCTGTCCCTGAAGAACGGCAAATGGCGGGCTGCCAAGGGGAATAAAACTCCAGGGTCCTTCAAAACAAAAGACATCGTGGTCGGCCGGGCGGGGTCGGACCTATCCCGGAAAGGCGACGATCCGGAAACTGGCAACTGGCAGGCCGATGTTATCAAATGGGCAGGCAAGACCGATATCGCCCTGGTCACCCGCGGGTCGGTGCGAAAAGATATCCGGAAGGGCGATATAACGGCTGCCGACGTTTACAACCAAAATTACCGCAACACCATTTGCATATTCAAAGCCAAGGGGGCGGACATCAGGAGAATGCTGGAATACAACATCAAACAGCCGGCGAGAGGCGACAAGATCCAGGTCTCCGGGTTTGACTTTGCCTATAATGCCGCCAAGGATCCGCAGAAGAACGTCATCACCGCCTTACGGCTTGCCCCGGACAAAGAATATTCGGTCGCCACCTCAAACTATATAGTGCAAGAGGCAAAAAATATAGTAGGAGACGAAATCAAGGCCGAAGATACGTATCAAAGCGTGATCGAGGCCACCATCAAATGGCTGCAGGAAAACAAGAAGATCGGCGCCATATCTCCGAGGATAAAGATCAATAAGCTTGACTGA
- the xseB gene encoding exodeoxyribonuclease VII small subunit → MKTAKKSQPKDFKLEAALKRLEQIVEKLESGEVEIDQALGLYQEGMELLGQAKAALNEVNFKIKKLTLTGQGEFKTEAMKLEEGSNDQE, encoded by the coding sequence ATGAAAACCGCAAAAAAAAGCCAGCCGAAGGATTTCAAACTGGAGGCAGCCTTGAAAAGGCTAGAACAGATCGTAGAGAAACTGGAATCCGGCGAAGTGGAGATAGACCAGGCTTTGGGCCTGTATCAGGAGGGGATGGAGCTTTTAGGCCAGGCCAAAGCCGCCTTAAACGAGGTGAATTTCAAGATCAAAAAACTTACCCTGACCGGCCAGGGGGAATTTAAAACCGAAGCAATGAAATTGGAGGAAGGTTCTAATGACCAAGAGTAA